The following are from one region of the Takifugu rubripes chromosome 12, fTakRub1.2, whole genome shotgun sequence genome:
- the srfbp1 gene encoding serum response factor-binding protein 1 isoform X1 — MFNFYISNGKDARYIYFRFCHFYKRINKMEPSVEEKEILEEDIKDEEEEEEGPGVEEGRDDNAETKDAEAAPQDADGLDKTKQSESLNLNNEVVRLRKEVKRVRALIIRKLTRQISGLKKKKGKEMEIERNQRRADRLLMEIHAMKALVPDVVTKTALQKNLNFELVCKNPKSTISDRAVARIATHPQFSKKIEAIKSAVKAFKEERTKGGKQMWKEEEQNKVKNVRPQLPDKQEEQEGEVTGEPQKSEEGDDVFKDPVGSTFTESEKEIMKESISKNAKPATVKIVKDFKMKNKPQRKDEEKKPPPESALQRQIDEEESAPESSEDEDKPYFDDSTEERFLKQSSQSEDTDSDDGFFIGKVSKFKKKKQKQKTEAGAERRDGHETKADANDEVKPDLKPKATSFQSVFCSSLAKGAAGSGAGRGGDIFRGNPKGSQGMQRDFGKKSRFHKQERDTERHSFNSKNDSSKKAFGFGSRGRGRGAGEAFRLKAHRGGGGFSHQAPQQALHPSWEASKKRKEQQGQIMAFQGKKIKFDDDD, encoded by the exons atgtttaatttttacATTTCGAACGGTAAGGATGCTCGTTACATTTATTTTAG ATTCTGTCATTTCTATAAAAGGATAAATAAAATGGAGCCAtctgtggaggagaaagagattCTGGAGGAAGACATtaaggatgaagaggaagaggaggaaggtccTGGAGTTGAGGAAGGCAGAGATGATAACGCTGAAACTAAAGATGCAGAGGCAGCACCACAGGATGCAGATGGACTGGACAAAACCAAACAGTCCGAAAGCTTGAACCTAAACAACGAGGTGGTGAGATTAAGAAAGGAGGTGAAGAGGGTGAGAGCATTAATCATCAGGAAACTGACCCGTCAGATCAGCGGCCTtaagaagaaaaaggggaaagagaTGGAAATTGAGAGGAACCAGCGGAGAGctgacaggctgctgatggAAATCCATGCCATGAAGGCCTTGGTGCCAGACGTG GTGACCAAAACAGCATTGCAGAAGAACCTCAACTTTGAACTGGTGTGTAAAAATCCCAAGTCGACCATTTCAGACCGAGCTGTGGCGCGCATCGCCACCCACCCTCAGTTCAGCAAGAAGATCGAGGCCATAAAATCGGCTGTGAAGGCCTTCAAAGAGGAAAGAACAAAGGGTGGAAAACAaatgtggaaggaggaagagcaaaacaaagtaaaaaacgTGCGGCCACAGCTTCCAGACAAACAGGAGGAGCAAGAAGGGGAGGTTACTGGAGAGCCACAGAAAAGTGAGGAAGGGGACGATGTCTTTAAAGATCCCGTTGGTTCAACTTTTACTGAATCTGAAAAAGAAATTATGAAAGAAAGTATATCCAAGAATGCAAAGCCAGCCACTGTAAAAATTGTCAAAGATTtcaagatgaaaaacaaacctcaaaggaaagatgaagaaaagaaacctcctcctgaatctgcACTTCAGAGGCAGATCGATGAAGAGGAGAGCGCGCCGGAGTCATCAGAGGACGAGGACAAACCGTACTTTGATGACAGCACAGAGGAACGTTTCCTCAAGCAGTCCTCCCAGTCCGAGGACACCGACAGCGACGACGGGTTCTTTATCGGCAAAGTGAGCAAattcaagaagaaaaaacagaaacagaaaacagaagctgGTGCAGAACGCCGCGATGGACATGAAACGAAGGCAGACGCAAACGACGAGGTCAAGCCTGACCTGAAGCCCAAAGCGACCTCCTTTCAGTCAGTTTTTTGTTCTTCCCTTGCTAAAGGTGCTGCTGGAAGCGGTGCAGGGAGAGGTGGGGATATATTTAGAGGAAACCCAAAAGGAAGCCAGGGGATGCAGAGAGATTTTGGTAAAAAGTCAAGATTCCACAAGCAGGAAAGAGACACAGAAAGACACTCATTCAATTCTAAAAATGATTCCTCGAAGAAGGCATTTGGCtttggcagcagagggaggggacgCGGCGCAGGGGAGGCTTTCAGGCTCAAGGCTCACAGGGGTGGAGGTGGATTTTCCCATCAGGCACCCCAGCAGGCGCTGCATCCATCCTGGGAGGCCagcaagaaaagaaaggagCAGCAAGGACAGATCATGGCTTTCCAGGGAAAAAAGATCAagtttgatgatgatgactga
- the e2f3 gene encoding transcription factor E2F3 isoform X2, which yields MASASGTEDPPISRTAKRPRHDTSLCFLTQRVCMILRDSCSRVIDLNALAKTLKVPKRRLYDVTNVLEGISLARKKSKNHIEWLGNKSDILSHEMNILIQTERKLDELINSCTGQLHQMSHNTYTQRFAYLTYEDVQRIPNLKEQTVIVIKAPPGTKLEVPHPVEQSAEPRDGGGFASVLKPMASASGTEDPPISRTAKRPRHDTSLCFLTQRVCMILRDSCSRVIDLNALAKTLKVPKRRLYDVTNVLEGISLARKKSKNHIEWLGNKSDILSHEMNILIQTERKLDELINSCTGQLHQMSHNTYTQRFAYLTYEDVQRIPNLKEQTVIVIKAPPGTKLEVPHPVESLQVHLASTKGPIEAFLCTDGPFPNDTTRACVLNGSSSGPFGPLQQSPSAASSTAPPVSSFHPTGDR from the exons ATGGCCTCTGCATCTGGTACTGAAG ATCCTCCTATCAGCCGCACAGCAAAAAGACCCCGACATGATACCTCACTATGTTTTCTGACGCAGAGGGTTTGTATGATACTGCGGGATTCCTGTAGTAGAGTGATAGACTTAAATGCCCTTGCCAAGACACTAAAAGTCCCTAAAAGACGACTCTATGATGTCACTAACGTTCTGGAAGGGATCTCGCTCGCCAGGAAGAAGTCAAAAAACCATATTGAATGGTT AGGGAATAAGTCCGACATCCTGTCTCATGAGATGAACATTCTCATTCAGACAGAAAGGAAACTGGACGAGCTGATTAACTCCTGTACAGGGCAGCTTCATCAGATGTCTCACAACACATACACCCAAAG atttgcctATTTAACTTATGAAGATGTCCAGAGGATTCCCAACTTGAAAGAACAGACTGTGATTGTAATCAAAGCCCCTCCGGGGACAAAACTGGAGGTGCCACACCCAGTCGAG CAATCTGCAGAACCCAGGGATGGTGGCGGGTTTGCTAGTGTCTTAAAGCCAATGGCCTCTGCATCTGGTACTGAAG ATCCTCCTATCAGCCGCACAGCAAAAAGACCCCGACATGATACCTCACTATGTTTTCTGACGCAGAGGGTTTGTATGATACTGCGGGATTCCTGTAGTAGAGTGATAGACTTAAATGCCCTTGCTAAGACACTAAAAGTCCCTAAAAGACGACTCTATGATGTCACTAACGTTCTGGAAGGGATCTCGCTCGCCAGGAAGAAGTCAAAAAACCATATTGAATGGTT AGGGAATAAGTCCGACATCCTGTCTCATGAGATGAACATTCTCATTCAGACAGAAAGGAAACTGGACGAGCTGATTAACTCCTGTACAGGGCAGCTTCATCAGATGTCTCACAACACATACACCCAAAG atttgcctATTTAACTTATGAAGATGTCCAGAGGATTCCCAACTTGAAAGAACAGACTGTGATTGTAATCAAAGCCCCTCCGGGGACAAAACTGGAGGTGCCACACCCAGTCGAG AGCCTTCAGGTCCACCTCGCCAGCACAAAAGGCCCCATTGAGGCGTTCCTCTGCACCGATGGGCCTTTCCCTAATGACACCACTCGCGCCTGTGTCTTGAATGGCAGCAGCTCTGGCCCCTTCGGTCCGTTGCAACAATCCCCATCGGCTGCATCGAGCACGGCCCCGCCAGTGTCCTCCTTCCATCCCACTGGTGATCGGTAA
- the srfbp1 gene encoding serum response factor-binding protein 1 isoform X2 yields MEPSVEEKEILEEDIKDEEEEEEGPGVEEGRDDNAETKDAEAAPQDADGLDKTKQSESLNLNNEVVRLRKEVKRVRALIIRKLTRQISGLKKKKGKEMEIERNQRRADRLLMEIHAMKALVPDVVTKTALQKNLNFELVCKNPKSTISDRAVARIATHPQFSKKIEAIKSAVKAFKEERTKGGKQMWKEEEQNKVKNVRPQLPDKQEEQEGEVTGEPQKSEEGDDVFKDPVGSTFTESEKEIMKESISKNAKPATVKIVKDFKMKNKPQRKDEEKKPPPESALQRQIDEEESAPESSEDEDKPYFDDSTEERFLKQSSQSEDTDSDDGFFIGKVSKFKKKKQKQKTEAGAERRDGHETKADANDEVKPDLKPKATSFQSVFCSSLAKGAAGSGAGRGGDIFRGNPKGSQGMQRDFGKKSRFHKQERDTERHSFNSKNDSSKKAFGFGSRGRGRGAGEAFRLKAHRGGGGFSHQAPQQALHPSWEASKKRKEQQGQIMAFQGKKIKFDDDD; encoded by the exons ATGGAGCCAtctgtggaggagaaagagattCTGGAGGAAGACATtaaggatgaagaggaagaggaggaaggtccTGGAGTTGAGGAAGGCAGAGATGATAACGCTGAAACTAAAGATGCAGAGGCAGCACCACAGGATGCAGATGGACTGGACAAAACCAAACAGTCCGAAAGCTTGAACCTAAACAACGAGGTGGTGAGATTAAGAAAGGAGGTGAAGAGGGTGAGAGCATTAATCATCAGGAAACTGACCCGTCAGATCAGCGGCCTtaagaagaaaaaggggaaagagaTGGAAATTGAGAGGAACCAGCGGAGAGctgacaggctgctgatggAAATCCATGCCATGAAGGCCTTGGTGCCAGACGTG GTGACCAAAACAGCATTGCAGAAGAACCTCAACTTTGAACTGGTGTGTAAAAATCCCAAGTCGACCATTTCAGACCGAGCTGTGGCGCGCATCGCCACCCACCCTCAGTTCAGCAAGAAGATCGAGGCCATAAAATCGGCTGTGAAGGCCTTCAAAGAGGAAAGAACAAAGGGTGGAAAACAaatgtggaaggaggaagagcaaaacaaagtaaaaaacgTGCGGCCACAGCTTCCAGACAAACAGGAGGAGCAAGAAGGGGAGGTTACTGGAGAGCCACAGAAAAGTGAGGAAGGGGACGATGTCTTTAAAGATCCCGTTGGTTCAACTTTTACTGAATCTGAAAAAGAAATTATGAAAGAAAGTATATCCAAGAATGCAAAGCCAGCCACTGTAAAAATTGTCAAAGATTtcaagatgaaaaacaaacctcaaaggaaagatgaagaaaagaaacctcctcctgaatctgcACTTCAGAGGCAGATCGATGAAGAGGAGAGCGCGCCGGAGTCATCAGAGGACGAGGACAAACCGTACTTTGATGACAGCACAGAGGAACGTTTCCTCAAGCAGTCCTCCCAGTCCGAGGACACCGACAGCGACGACGGGTTCTTTATCGGCAAAGTGAGCAAattcaagaagaaaaaacagaaacagaaaacagaagctgGTGCAGAACGCCGCGATGGACATGAAACGAAGGCAGACGCAAACGACGAGGTCAAGCCTGACCTGAAGCCCAAAGCGACCTCCTTTCAGTCAGTTTTTTGTTCTTCCCTTGCTAAAGGTGCTGCTGGAAGCGGTGCAGGGAGAGGTGGGGATATATTTAGAGGAAACCCAAAAGGAAGCCAGGGGATGCAGAGAGATTTTGGTAAAAAGTCAAGATTCCACAAGCAGGAAAGAGACACAGAAAGACACTCATTCAATTCTAAAAATGATTCCTCGAAGAAGGCATTTGGCtttggcagcagagggaggggacgCGGCGCAGGGGAGGCTTTCAGGCTCAAGGCTCACAGGGGTGGAGGTGGATTTTCCCATCAGGCACCCCAGCAGGCGCTGCATCCATCCTGGGAGGCCagcaagaaaagaaaggagCAGCAAGGACAGATCATGGCTTTCCAGGGAAAAAAGATCAagtttgatgatgatgactga
- the e2f3 gene encoding transcription factor E2F3 isoform X1, with product MPEQTEQSAEPRDGGGFASVLKPMASASGTEDPPISRTAKRPRHDTSLCFLTQRVCMILRDSCSRVIDLNALAKTLKVPKRRLYDVTNVLEGISLARKKSKNHIEWLGNKSDILSHEMNILIQTERKLDELINSCTGQLHQMSHNTYTQRFAYLTYEDVQRIPNLKEQTVIVIKAPPGTKLEVPHPVEQSAEPRDGGGFASVLKPMASASGTEDPPISRTAKRPRHDTSLCFLTQRVCMILRDSCSRVIDLNALAKTLKVPKRRLYDVTNVLEGISLARKKSKNHIEWLGNKSDILSHEMNILIQTERKLDELINSCTGQLHQMSHNTYTQRFAYLTYEDVQRIPNLKEQTVIVIKAPPGTKLEVPHPVESLQVHLASTKGPIEAFLCTDGPFPNDTTRACVLNGSSSGPFGPLQQSPSAASSTAPPVSSFHPTGDR from the exons ATGCCTGAACAGACAGAG CAATCTGCAGAACCCAGGGATGGTGGCGGGTTTGCCAGTGTCTTAAAGCCAATGGCCTCTGCATCTGGTACTGAAG ATCCTCCTATCAGCCGCACAGCAAAAAGACCCCGACATGATACCTCACTATGTTTTCTGACGCAGAGGGTTTGTATGATACTGCGGGATTCCTGTAGTAGAGTGATAGACTTAAATGCCCTTGCCAAGACACTAAAAGTCCCTAAAAGACGACTCTATGATGTCACTAACGTTCTGGAAGGGATCTCGCTCGCCAGGAAGAAGTCAAAAAACCATATTGAATGGTT AGGGAATAAGTCCGACATCCTGTCTCATGAGATGAACATTCTCATTCAGACAGAAAGGAAACTGGACGAGCTGATTAACTCCTGTACAGGGCAGCTTCATCAGATGTCTCACAACACATACACCCAAAG atttgcctATTTAACTTATGAAGATGTCCAGAGGATTCCCAACTTGAAAGAACAGACTGTGATTGTAATCAAAGCCCCTCCGGGGACAAAACTGGAGGTGCCACACCCAGTCGAG CAATCTGCAGAACCCAGGGATGGTGGCGGGTTTGCTAGTGTCTTAAAGCCAATGGCCTCTGCATCTGGTACTGAAG ATCCTCCTATCAGCCGCACAGCAAAAAGACCCCGACATGATACCTCACTATGTTTTCTGACGCAGAGGGTTTGTATGATACTGCGGGATTCCTGTAGTAGAGTGATAGACTTAAATGCCCTTGCTAAGACACTAAAAGTCCCTAAAAGACGACTCTATGATGTCACTAACGTTCTGGAAGGGATCTCGCTCGCCAGGAAGAAGTCAAAAAACCATATTGAATGGTT AGGGAATAAGTCCGACATCCTGTCTCATGAGATGAACATTCTCATTCAGACAGAAAGGAAACTGGACGAGCTGATTAACTCCTGTACAGGGCAGCTTCATCAGATGTCTCACAACACATACACCCAAAG atttgcctATTTAACTTATGAAGATGTCCAGAGGATTCCCAACTTGAAAGAACAGACTGTGATTGTAATCAAAGCCCCTCCGGGGACAAAACTGGAGGTGCCACACCCAGTCGAG AGCCTTCAGGTCCACCTCGCCAGCACAAAAGGCCCCATTGAGGCGTTCCTCTGCACCGATGGGCCTTTCCCTAATGACACCACTCGCGCCTGTGTCTTGAATGGCAGCAGCTCTGGCCCCTTCGGTCCGTTGCAACAATCCCCATCGGCTGCATCGAGCACGGCCCCGCCAGTGTCCTCCTTCCATCCCACTGGTGATCGGTAA